DNA sequence from the bacterium HR17 genome:
GCATCGTCATCAGCATCATCGCGGCGACCGTTTGCCCCGTCGGTGCAACGACGCTAAAGTTCGTCGTCACCTCCGCGTTGGCGCGGACTTGCGCTAACCGACCATATTCGGGGTCAAACCAATAGCGGGCGGTTGAGCGCTCTTCACCCTCAGCGGCGAGGGAGCCGGTCGGCGCCGCAGCCGTAACCGCTTGTTGCAGTATGTCGCCCAGACGGGGCGTTTCCGTCGTCGTTTCCAAAACAGCGCAGAGGCGGTCGCTTACTTTTTCCCAACCGACGAAGCGCCCTTGCCCTTTGCGTTCCACCTTGATAGGGCGCTCGTTGATGGTGAGCGTGAAGGAACCGCCAGCGTCCCAAGTATCGCCGGCTCGGATAGGTTTTTCGGGCAGCATCAACCCTTCAAAGCCCAATGTCGGGAACTCTCCCAGTTGAATGGTGGGAAGCCCGGCGGATGGCGCTCTTCCGCTCGGGGCAGCACGATCCAGTGTCTGCCACTGCAAGATGCGCCCCTGCGGGTCAATGCGTAGACGCGCTTTAGCGGTGTGGCTGCGCTTCTCAGTTCGTTGGACCGGACTGCTCACAGTCACTTGAAGGTCGCTGCGGGTCGTGAGCAACACGGTGGCAATACCGTAATCACCGACGCGTTCCACTTCTACGGTGTCGGTGCTCGTCCCCTCTAAAGTCATCGCGACGACCACCTCTTGACCAGCGGCATTGGTCGTCAGCGTGCCTTCGCCTTTTTGCTGCCCTTCGTAGGTGAGCACCTGTCTTGGCTGAAACTGGAAACGAAGTGTTGCTTCAGAAGGCTGAAACGCGCTTAACGCTCCACCCCAAAGGGCGGCGACCGCCATTGCACCGAGAACCCAATGCCTCATCGTCAGCACCCCCTTGAGCACGGCAGCGCCACCTTTAGGCGGCGCCCGGCTGCAGTGGTCATTGGCGCCAATGTCGGGCTCCGTCTCAGTCGCCGTGCTCTATTCTGCCATGCAGCAGCCACGAGGGAGCGGCAGGGCTGCCGAGCGACCTTCCCCCCTTTGCGCCATTTGCACCGCCAATGCGAGGGCTGCCTGAAAGCTTGTCGCTCGTGCTTTGTTTTGCCAAGCGATGTCAAAGGCGACACCGTGATCAGGGGAAGTGCGGAGGATGGGCAAGCCGACTGTGACATTGACCGCTCGGTCAAAGGCTAACACCTTGACAGCGATATGCCCTTGGTCGTGGTAGAGCGCCACGACCACATCAAACTCGCCCTTGCGTGCCCGCCAAAACACGCTGTCCGCTGGGATGGGACCAACCGCTTCCCATCCCTGTGTCCGCAGCCGCTCAACGGCGGGGCGGACGGTGCGCTCGTCCTCGTCGCCGAACATGCCCCCCTCACCAGCGTGCGGGTTCAGCGCAGCGACGGCGATGGACGGACGCTCTATGCCCAACCGCTGCAAAACAGGCACACTCAACTCCACCGTCCGCACGATGCGTTCGGGCGTCAAGGTTGCGATGGCATCGCGCAACGCCATATGTCCCGTCGCGTGGACGACCCGCAATGCGTCGCAAACGAGCATTAGGCGTGTCTCTTGCACACCGCACAACGCCGCCAAAAACTCTGTGTGCCCAGCGAACGGGATGCCTGCCATGTGCAGCGCTTGCTTGCTGATAGGTGCGGTGACCACTGCATCGGCAGCGCCGTTGA
Encoded proteins:
- the pdxA2 gene encoding 4-hydroxythreonine-4-phosphate dehydrogenase 2 translates to MKDLPRIVVTMGDPAGIGPEVIVKALGDTAVRCQACFLVVGNATVFAHALETVNAPLELVRVSGFEDPAFSADALNLLDAVDLDWRRLPLGAPSAEGGRAAAQAIEIAARLTLNGAADAVVTAPISKQALHMAGIPFAGHTEFLAALCGVQETRLMLVCDALRVVHATGHMALRDAIATLTPERIVRTVELSVPVLQRLGIERPSIAVAALNPHAGEGGMFGDEDERTVRPAVERLRTQGWEAVGPIPADSVFWRARKGEFDVVVALYHDQGHIAVKVLAFDRAVNVTVGLPILRTSPDHGVAFDIAWQNKARATSFQAALALAVQMAQRGEGRSAALPLPRGCCMAE